One Bradyrhizobium zhanjiangense DNA segment encodes these proteins:
- a CDS encoding hydrogenase small subunit gives MATETFYSVIRRQGITRRSFHKFCSLTAASLGLSPLAAVSIANALETKPRVPVIWLHGLECTCCSESFIRSAHPLIKDALLSMISLDYDDTIMAAAGHQAEAILEETRAKYKGRYVLAVEGNPPLNEGGMFCIDGGKPFVEKLRSMAEESMAVIAWGTCASWGCVQAAKPNPTGAAPIDKVITNRPIIKVPGCPPIAEVMSGLVTFMTTFGKLPELDRQGRPSMFYSERIHDKCYRRSHFDAGQFVEEWDDKYARKGYCLYKMGCKGPTTYNACSAIRWNGGVSFPIQSGHGCFGCSEDGFWDKGSFYDRLTTIKQFGIEANADQIGMAAAGVVGLTVAAHAAVTAAKRLTHKRDRAAHKSKPS, from the coding sequence GTGGCAACAGAAACGTTCTACAGCGTGATCAGACGTCAGGGTATCACGCGTCGTAGTTTCCACAAATTCTGCAGTTTGACTGCCGCGAGCTTGGGACTTAGTCCGCTCGCCGCAGTCAGTATTGCCAATGCCCTGGAGACCAAACCGCGTGTGCCCGTCATCTGGCTGCACGGGCTCGAGTGTACCTGCTGCTCGGAAAGCTTTATCCGCTCGGCCCATCCCTTGATCAAGGACGCGCTGCTGTCGATGATATCGCTCGACTATGACGATACAATCATGGCGGCGGCAGGACACCAGGCCGAAGCCATCCTGGAGGAAACTCGTGCCAAGTACAAAGGCAGGTATGTGCTCGCCGTCGAAGGCAATCCGCCGCTGAACGAGGGTGGCATGTTCTGCATTGACGGCGGCAAGCCGTTCGTTGAAAAGCTCAGGTCCATGGCGGAAGAGTCCATGGCGGTCATCGCTTGGGGCACGTGTGCGTCCTGGGGATGCGTGCAAGCGGCCAAGCCCAATCCGACTGGCGCGGCGCCGATCGATAAGGTGATCACCAACAGGCCGATCATCAAGGTGCCCGGATGCCCTCCTATCGCAGAGGTCATGAGTGGCCTCGTGACATTCATGACCACGTTCGGAAAGCTTCCGGAGCTCGATCGCCAAGGGCGTCCAAGTATGTTCTATTCCGAGCGGATTCACGACAAGTGCTATCGGCGTTCCCATTTCGACGCTGGCCAATTCGTCGAAGAGTGGGACGATAAGTACGCACGCAAGGGCTACTGCCTGTACAAGATGGGCTGCAAGGGGCCAACCACCTACAATGCCTGTTCTGCCATTCGGTGGAACGGCGGCGTTTCATTTCCGATTCAATCCGGCCACGGCTGCTTCGGCTGCTCCGAAGACGGCTTCTGGGATAAAGGGTCATTTTACGACCGCCTCACAACCATCAAGCAGTTCGGCATCGAGGCGAACGCCGACCAGATCGGCATGGCCGCTGCCGGCGTAGTTGGGCTAACCGTCGCTGCCCACGCGGCGGTCACCGCCGCGAAGCGGTTGACCCACAAGCGGGATCGCGCAGCCCACAAAAGCAAACCGAGTTGA
- a CDS encoding nickel-dependent hydrogenase large subunit, with protein sequence MAVQTPNGFNLDRSGRRIVIDPLTRIEGHLRVEANLDSDNVIRNAVSSGTMWRGIEVILRGRDPRDAWAFTERICGVCTGTHALTSVRAVENALGIAIPENANSIRNIMQLCLLVHDHLVHFYHLHALDWVDVVSALKADPKSTSALAQSISPWPLSSPGYFKDLQIRLTKFFGSGQLGPFKNGYWGHPAYKLPPEANLMAVAHYLEALDFQKEIVKIQAIYGGKNPHPNWLVGGVPCAINIDGTGAVGAINMERLNIVSSIVDRSIEFVEQVYLPDIAAICSFYKDWLHGGGLSSKSVMSYGDIPENANDCSAKSLKLPRGVILGGNLKEILPIDHGDPEQIQEFVAHSWYKYPSDCCGLHPWDGITEPSFELGPKLKGSKTDIKELDEGGKYSWIKAPRWRGHAVEVGPLARYIIGYAQNKTEFKEPAERLLKGLNLPLTALFSTLGRTAARALECQWAAHQMRYFQDKLVVHIKAGNTATADVSRWKPETWRKEAKGYGFTEAPRGALGHWIKIKDAKIDNYQCVVPTTWNGSPRDPKGNIGAFEASLIGTPMADPQRPLEILRTIHSFDPCLACSTHVMSPEGHEMASVNVR encoded by the coding sequence GTGGCCGTCCAGACACCGAATGGGTTCAATCTCGATCGTTCCGGCAGGCGAATCGTCATCGATCCGCTGACGCGGATCGAAGGCCACCTGCGTGTCGAAGCCAATCTCGATTCAGACAATGTGATCCGCAATGCGGTCTCAAGCGGGACGATGTGGCGTGGCATCGAAGTTATCCTGCGCGGGCGCGATCCGCGCGACGCCTGGGCGTTCACCGAGCGGATTTGCGGGGTATGCACCGGTACCCATGCGCTCACCTCCGTGCGCGCGGTTGAAAATGCACTAGGAATTGCGATTCCGGAGAATGCCAATTCGATCCGCAACATCATGCAGTTGTGCCTGCTCGTGCATGATCACCTCGTACATTTCTATCACCTGCACGCGCTGGATTGGGTCGACGTGGTCTCCGCGCTCAAGGCCGATCCCAAGTCGACGTCCGCGCTCGCGCAGTCTATCTCGCCCTGGCCGCTGTCGTCCCCTGGCTATTTTAAGGATTTGCAGATCCGGCTCACCAAATTCTTCGGATCAGGGCAACTCGGTCCGTTCAAGAATGGCTATTGGGGGCATCCGGCCTACAAGCTGCCACCGGAAGCGAACCTGATGGCTGTAGCGCATTATCTGGAAGCGCTCGACTTCCAGAAGGAGATCGTCAAGATCCAAGCTATCTATGGTGGCAAGAACCCGCATCCGAACTGGCTGGTCGGCGGCGTGCCCTGCGCGATCAACATCGACGGAACTGGTGCGGTGGGTGCGATCAATATGGAGCGATTGAACATCGTGTCCTCGATCGTCGACCGTTCGATCGAGTTTGTCGAACAGGTCTACCTGCCCGACATTGCCGCGATCTGCTCGTTCTATAAGGACTGGCTCCATGGCGGCGGGCTTTCGAGCAAAAGCGTGATGTCCTATGGCGACATCCCCGAAAACGCAAATGACTGTTCCGCCAAAAGCCTCAAGCTGCCGCGCGGGGTCATTCTTGGTGGCAATCTCAAGGAGATACTGCCGATCGACCATGGTGATCCCGAGCAGATCCAGGAATTCGTCGCGCATTCATGGTATAAATACCCCAGCGATTGTTGTGGACTGCATCCCTGGGACGGTATCACCGAGCCGAGTTTTGAACTTGGGCCAAAACTCAAAGGCAGCAAGACAGATATCAAGGAACTCGACGAGGGCGGCAAGTATTCCTGGATCAAAGCGCCGCGCTGGCGCGGCCACGCCGTGGAGGTCGGGCCGTTAGCGCGATACATCATCGGTTATGCGCAAAACAAAACCGAGTTCAAGGAGCCCGCCGAGAGACTGCTCAAGGGGCTCAATCTTCCCCTGACTGCGTTGTTCTCAACGCTTGGCCGTACTGCGGCGCGGGCGCTCGAATGCCAGTGGGCGGCGCATCAGATGCGTTATTTCCAGGATAAGTTAGTAGTCCACATCAAGGCGGGCAATACGGCAACTGCCGATGTCAGCAGATGGAAGCCGGAGACCTGGCGCAAGGAGGCCAAGGGCTACGGGTTCACTGAGGCGCCGCGCGGTGCGCTTGGGCACTGGATCAAGATCAAGGACGCCAAGATCGACAATTATCAATGTGTTGTGCCGACGACGTGGAACGGATCTCCTCGCGATCCCAAGGGCAATATTGGCGCTTTTGAAGCCTCCCTGATCGGTACCCCGATGGCCGATCCGCAGCGGCCCCTGGAGATCTTGCGCACGATCCATTCCTTTGATCCGTGCTTGGCTTGCTCGACCCACGTGATGAGTCCTGAGGGCCACGAAATGGCTTCAGTCAATGTTCGTTAG
- the cybH gene encoding Ni/Fe-hydrogenase, b-type cytochrome subunit, translating into MPDRARKLLAAVGAAPTERSIGGGIACAPVRLWHWVNAAAILILSSTGYLIGTGTPAMSGEATGNFLFGYIRFAHLSAGYVLSIGFLLRIYWALKGNAHAMQIFWVPLWRRCFWREVYHEIRSYAFLTVEPESRVGRNRLAQLAMFFMFTQTITFMVVTGFALYGQGAGTDSWQYKLFSWVFSIWPNSQDVHTWHHLGLWVIVTFALVHIYAVIREDSCRAGASNERGFRD; encoded by the coding sequence ATGCCGGACAGGGCTCGGAAGCTCCTTGCCGCCGTCGGTGCGGCACCGACTGAACGCAGCATCGGCGGTGGCATCGCCTGCGCGCCGGTGCGACTGTGGCATTGGGTCAATGCCGCGGCCATTCTGATTCTGAGTTCAACCGGCTATCTCATTGGAACCGGGACACCGGCGATGTCGGGAGAGGCAACCGGCAATTTCCTGTTCGGCTATATCCGCTTTGCTCATTTATCGGCGGGATATGTGCTCAGTATCGGCTTTCTTCTGCGGATCTACTGGGCTTTAAAGGGAAATGCGCATGCCATGCAGATCTTTTGGGTGCCGCTCTGGCGCAGGTGCTTTTGGCGCGAAGTGTACCACGAGATTCGCTCGTATGCGTTCCTTACAGTTGAGCCCGAGAGCCGCGTAGGGCGCAACCGTCTTGCTCAGCTCGCAATGTTCTTCATGTTTACGCAGACGATCACGTTCATGGTCGTCACAGGGTTTGCACTTTATGGGCAAGGTGCAGGTACTGACAGCTGGCAGTACAAGCTGTTCAGCTGGGTATTTTCAATTTGGCCGAACAGTCAGGACGTCCATACCTGGCATCATCTCGGCCTGTGGGTGATCGTGACCTTTGCGCTGGTCCACATCTACGCGGTGATCCGGGAAGACTCATGTCGCGCCGGAGCATCTAATGAGCGCGGGTTTCGCGATTGA
- a CDS encoding HyaD/HybD family hydrogenase maturation endopeptidase, which yields MLTPENKKRILVLGIGNILWADEGFGVRVVEEFHRRYAIDDNVTVLDGGTQGLYLVSFLEQADCVIVFDAIDYGLLPGQLKLVRDDEVPKFIAAKKVSLHQTGFQEVLSAADLLGRLPRELALIGCQPLDLEHWGGPLTAPVRFQIAPAIELACKLLAQWDSPAKPRTAPLPASERLLANNIDHANYEMRAQPI from the coding sequence ATGCTGACTCCGGAGAACAAGAAGAGGATTCTGGTGCTTGGCATCGGCAATATCTTGTGGGCCGATGAGGGATTCGGCGTGCGGGTGGTCGAGGAGTTTCATCGCCGCTACGCCATCGATGACAACGTCACCGTCCTCGATGGCGGCACACAGGGCCTCTACCTCGTCAGTTTTCTTGAGCAGGCCGATTGCGTGATCGTGTTCGATGCCATCGACTATGGATTGCTGCCCGGGCAGTTGAAGCTTGTGCGAGATGACGAAGTGCCAAAATTTATCGCCGCCAAGAAGGTGAGCCTGCATCAGACCGGCTTTCAGGAGGTCTTGAGTGCGGCCGACCTGCTTGGCCGCCTCCCGCGAGAGCTCGCTCTTATCGGCTGTCAGCCGCTGGACCTGGAGCATTGGGGCGGTCCGCTGACGGCCCCGGTACGCTTTCAAATTGCGCCTGCGATTGAACTGGCTTGCAAACTCCTGGCGCAGTGGGACTCGCCGGCAAAACCGCGGACCGCGCCGCTGCCTGCATCAGAACGACTGTTAGCGAACAATATCGACCATGCAAATTATGAGATGAGGGCGCAGCCGATCTAG
- a CDS encoding HypC/HybG/HupF family hydrogenase formation chaperone, protein MCLGLPMTILETDSITALCEYGDEQRRVSVMLLSDALVGAKVLVHIDTAVRLLDENEARLISEALDGLEASLNGQDCDRFFADLIGHEPQLPEHLR, encoded by the coding sequence ATGTGCCTTGGCTTGCCGATGACGATTCTCGAGACCGACAGCATTACGGCGCTGTGCGAGTATGGCGATGAACAGCGGCGCGTCTCAGTCATGCTGCTCTCCGACGCCTTGGTCGGCGCAAAGGTGCTCGTTCATATCGACACCGCGGTGCGGCTTTTGGACGAAAATGAAGCAAGGCTGATCTCGGAAGCACTTGACGGGCTTGAGGCCAGCCTCAACGGCCAGGACTGCGATCGCTTCTTTGCAGACTTGATTGGTCATGAGCCGCAATTGCCGGAGCACCTACGCTAG
- a CDS encoding hydrogenase expression/formation protein — MKTALRVGSDGAERVASKLATGSGSLDVFHSGSTSALASGWRDGDELARNYPNATALLSNAAAAVGGQRSGARTQQYGLANLSDPERKLIGEVLGEGEVAGVVALPDGTLAQIRESVLAGIWRVRIGPDPAHEYVEVGAIPQIVRSAASDLTSADIVIGAAPDGAMNVQPLLAEIRERSRVWRFGMRAHVINLTLLPMSVIDLAYLQHSVGNGPVQLIFRGYGTCRVHATGIRNVWSVQFFNSTDNIILDTLEVGGVPIVALAADEDFQDSAERMQEIIKAYFT; from the coding sequence ATGAAAACAGCGCTCCGCGTTGGATCGGACGGCGCCGAGCGGGTGGCTAGCAAGCTTGCCACGGGCTCTGGAAGTCTCGATGTATTCCATAGCGGGTCGACGAGTGCGCTCGCCAGCGGTTGGCGCGATGGCGACGAGCTTGCAAGGAACTACCCGAATGCCACCGCGCTGTTGTCGAATGCCGCTGCTGCCGTTGGCGGCCAGAGAAGCGGCGCTCGGACGCAACAGTACGGACTCGCGAATCTCAGCGATCCCGAGCGCAAGCTGATTGGCGAAGTGCTCGGAGAAGGTGAGGTTGCTGGCGTGGTTGCGCTGCCAGATGGCACTTTGGCGCAAATCCGGGAGTCCGTGCTTGCGGGAATCTGGCGAGTGCGCATCGGGCCCGATCCGGCGCACGAATATGTTGAGGTCGGGGCGATTCCGCAAATTGTCCGGAGCGCCGCAAGTGACCTGACGTCCGCCGATATCGTGATCGGCGCGGCGCCGGACGGCGCGATGAACGTGCAACCGTTGCTCGCGGAAATACGCGAGCGGTCGCGCGTCTGGCGGTTTGGCATGCGCGCGCATGTCATCAATCTCACGTTGCTGCCGATGAGCGTTATCGATCTGGCATACCTGCAGCACAGCGTGGGCAATGGCCCGGTCCAACTCATCTTCCGCGGTTACGGCACGTGCCGAGTGCACGCGACGGGGATCAGGAATGTCTGGTCGGTGCAGTTCTTCAATTCTACGGACAACATCATCCTTGATACGCTGGAGGTCGGCGGCGTGCCGATTGTTGCGTTGGCTGCCGACGAAGATTTCCAGGACTCTGCCGAACGCATGCAGGAAATTATTAAGGCGTACTTCACATGA
- the hypA gene encoding hydrogenase maturation nickel metallochaperone HypA codes for MHEMAICLGIIQIIEEEARHRSFSRVRSVCLEMGALSHAAPEAIRFCFAVVATRTVAEGAVLNIVELPGFVWCMSCSKSVEIARRGECCPRCGSYQLQVTAGEQMRVKELEID; via the coding sequence ATGCATGAAATGGCGATTTGTCTTGGCATCATTCAAATCATCGAGGAGGAGGCGCGTCACCGATCGTTTTCGCGGGTGCGGAGCGTCTGTCTAGAGATGGGAGCGCTTAGTCATGCCGCGCCTGAAGCGATCAGGTTCTGCTTTGCTGTCGTTGCAACGCGGACCGTTGCCGAGGGCGCGGTCCTTAATATCGTCGAACTGCCAGGCTTTGTCTGGTGCATGAGCTGTTCGAAGAGCGTCGAAATTGCACGGCGCGGTGAGTGCTGTCCTCGCTGCGGCAGCTATCAGTTGCAGGTAACCGCGGGCGAACAGATGCGCGTGAAAGAGTTGGAGATCGATTGA
- the hypB gene encoding hydrogenase nickel incorporation protein HypB, with protein sequence MCTVCGCTDGTPSTERATHDAESHARYYADMQDDFARRYHPHGHQGLQRSYHARDSHNHDHRFAHHQAHGGQALLSGGAGPAGLKVAGMSRERVIQIERDILGKNNGIAADNRALFVADDLLVFNLLSSPGAGKTTLLVRAVSELKRSRPVGVIEGDQQTSNDAERIRAAGVPSVQVNTGKSCHLDAAMIGEAYRRLPLLTGGILFIENVGNLICPAAFDLGEACKIVVLSITEGEDKPLKYPDMFAASSLMVINKIDLAPLLEFDLGKTIEYARRVNPKIDVLVVSARTGEGFGALYAWIDRQARHQRHVVEDTRR encoded by the coding sequence ATGTGTACCGTTTGCGGCTGCACCGACGGGACGCCGTCGACCGAACGCGCCACGCATGATGCGGAGAGCCACGCGCGTTACTATGCTGATATGCAGGACGATTTCGCTCGCCGTTACCATCCGCATGGCCACCAAGGCCTGCAGCGTTCATACCATGCTCGCGACAGTCATAATCACGATCATCGCTTTGCCCATCACCAGGCTCATGGCGGGCAGGCGCTTCTGAGCGGCGGCGCCGGGCCGGCTGGCTTGAAGGTCGCGGGCATGAGCAGAGAGCGGGTTATTCAGATCGAGCGCGACATTCTTGGCAAGAATAATGGGATCGCGGCGGACAATCGCGCGCTCTTCGTAGCCGATGACCTGCTTGTATTTAATCTTTTGTCCAGTCCTGGTGCAGGTAAAACGACGCTGCTTGTCCGCGCCGTGTCCGAGCTCAAGCGCAGCCGCCCGGTCGGGGTCATCGAAGGCGACCAGCAGACCTCGAACGATGCCGAACGCATTCGGGCCGCCGGCGTGCCATCCGTTCAAGTCAACACCGGCAAGAGTTGCCATCTCGATGCTGCAATGATTGGCGAGGCTTATCGGCGCTTGCCGCTACTCACTGGCGGTATTCTCTTCATCGAGAACGTCGGTAATCTGATCTGTCCCGCAGCCTTCGATCTAGGCGAGGCCTGCAAGATCGTAGTTTTGTCGATTACCGAAGGTGAAGACAAGCCGCTCAAATATCCTGATATGTTTGCCGCTTCTTCGCTCATGGTGATCAACAAGATTGATCTGGCCCCGCTGCTTGAGTTCGATTTGGGTAAGACGATCGAATACGCCAGACGCGTCAATCCAAAGATCGACGTGCTTGTAGTTTCGGCTCGCACCGGCGAGGGTTTTGGCGCGCTCTACGCCTGGATCGATAGACAGGCGAGGCATCAGAGGCACGTCGTAGAGGACACAAGGCGATGA
- the hypF gene encoding carbamoyltransferase HypF codes for MNAATSCDRTRLRVRVSGAVQGVGFRPYVYGLAMRYGLAGFVINGPEGVTIEVEGHRASEFVAMLPLEAPPLARIDHICVRETAALAAKDFSIGTSKGGKLSTQIVADAAACQQCLSELFDPENRHYLYPFISCCHCGPRYTIAERLPYDRRNTVMRVFRLCAACAAEYGDPASRRFHAEAIACPKCGPRLSHEISAIVASIAGGQIVAIKGLGGYQLLCDARNQDAVQRLRRRKQRLQKPFAVMVDSIERVSEIADASAPELALLECVARPIVLLPSRNNLAPAIAPGLSRVGVMLPVAPLHHLIFHALRSAGAWAGAGSVIVATSANLCGEPLLIDNAQALRRLKGIADLVVTHDRDILTRADDSVVSVVAGRPQFIRRARGYVPEPIRLAKSVPPVLAVGGALKSTITITRGNQAFVSQHIGDLDTAEGIRAFEETIRHLTSSLDVEPVVVAHDLHPDMASTRFAEANGRELVAVQHHHAHAAAVIAEHGHAGPALALVLDGHGFGSDGGNWGGELLLCEGPSCRRIGHLAPLQMPGGDRAAREPWRMASAVLHGLGRGNEIGSRFAAQRQAGCVSALLDQPGGPTTTSAGRLFDAAAALLGIASLQSYEGEAAMKLEALVRRTAIIEAGWTIDGCVLSLRPLFARLIADDIDAVGGARLFHGTFAAACVDWVARSARTTGVDTVVLSGGCFLNAVLAEEIPRGCSAAGLTPLVPRRVPPNDGGLSLGQAWIAALQIAQQSSARGGTA; via the coding sequence ATGAACGCCGCAACCTCCTGCGACCGAACACGGCTACGCGTGCGCGTGAGTGGGGCCGTGCAAGGGGTCGGCTTTCGTCCTTACGTCTATGGACTCGCTATGCGGTACGGATTGGCGGGATTTGTCATCAATGGCCCCGAGGGCGTTACGATCGAGGTCGAGGGTCATCGGGCCTCGGAGTTTGTCGCCATGTTGCCGCTCGAGGCGCCGCCATTGGCACGCATCGACCACATTTGCGTTCGGGAGACTGCGGCGCTCGCTGCGAAAGACTTTTCGATCGGCACGAGCAAAGGCGGCAAATTGTCAACGCAGATCGTCGCTGATGCTGCGGCCTGCCAGCAATGTCTCAGTGAGCTGTTCGATCCAGAAAATCGGCATTACCTTTACCCCTTCATCAGTTGCTGCCATTGCGGCCCACGCTACACCATCGCCGAACGGCTTCCATACGATCGCCGCAACACCGTGATGAGGGTTTTTAGGCTGTGCGCCGCCTGCGCGGCTGAATATGGCGATCCGGCGAGCCGTAGGTTTCATGCGGAGGCGATCGCGTGTCCGAAATGCGGTCCTCGGCTCAGCCATGAGATCAGCGCCATTGTCGCGTCAATCGCTGGGGGACAAATCGTGGCGATAAAGGGGCTGGGCGGATACCAGCTGCTTTGCGATGCGCGCAACCAGGACGCGGTGCAGCGTTTGCGCAGGAGAAAGCAGCGCCTTCAGAAGCCGTTCGCGGTTATGGTCGATTCCATAGAGCGCGTCAGCGAGATCGCGGATGCGAGCGCGCCCGAGCTTGCGCTGCTCGAATGCGTAGCACGTCCCATCGTCCTTCTGCCTTCGCGAAACAATCTGGCGCCCGCCATAGCTCCTGGCTTGTCACGTGTGGGTGTCATGCTGCCTGTAGCGCCGTTGCATCACCTCATCTTTCATGCGCTTCGCTCGGCAGGAGCATGGGCGGGGGCCGGCTCGGTCATCGTGGCTACCAGTGCCAATCTTTGCGGCGAACCGCTTCTGATCGACAACGCGCAGGCGCTGCGGCGGCTCAAAGGGATCGCCGACCTTGTCGTGACCCATGACCGCGATATCCTGACGCGTGCTGATGACTCCGTGGTGTCGGTGGTGGCTGGCCGGCCACAGTTCATTCGTCGTGCCCGTGGCTATGTTCCCGAACCGATCAGGCTTGCGAAGTCTGTGCCCCCCGTGCTCGCCGTCGGCGGCGCGCTGAAATCGACCATCACCATCACGCGAGGCAACCAAGCGTTCGTCTCCCAGCATATTGGCGATCTGGATACGGCCGAAGGCATTCGTGCGTTCGAGGAGACGATCCGACACCTCACATCGAGCCTTGACGTGGAGCCTGTCGTCGTCGCCCATGATCTGCATCCCGATATGGCTTCTACCCGGTTTGCGGAAGCAAATGGCCGCGAGCTGGTGGCTGTCCAGCATCACCACGCACACGCTGCCGCAGTGATCGCCGAGCATGGTCATGCGGGACCTGCGCTTGCCCTGGTGCTCGATGGCCATGGCTTTGGTTCCGACGGCGGTAACTGGGGTGGCGAACTATTGTTGTGTGAAGGGCCGAGTTGCCGACGCATCGGGCACTTAGCGCCGCTGCAAATGCCTGGTGGAGATCGTGCAGCTCGCGAGCCGTGGCGCATGGCGAGCGCAGTACTACACGGGCTCGGCCGGGGTAATGAAATCGGGTCGCGCTTTGCGGCGCAACGGCAGGCTGGATGTGTCTCGGCCTTGCTCGATCAGCCGGGCGGACCCACCACGACCAGTGCGGGCCGGTTGTTCGACGCGGCAGCGGCGCTGCTGGGGATTGCGAGTTTGCAGAGCTATGAGGGCGAAGCGGCGATGAAGCTCGAGGCGCTGGTGCGGCGGACTGCGATTATCGAAGCCGGCTGGACGATCGATGGCTGCGTGCTGTCGCTTCGTCCGCTGTTTGCGCGGCTGATTGCAGATGACATTGACGCCGTGGGCGGAGCCCGGCTTTTTCATGGCACCTTTGCCGCCGCCTGCGTTGACTGGGTCGCGCGCTCCGCGCGGACAACCGGCGTTGATACTGTCGTTCTGAGCGGCGGCTGCTTCCTGAACGCGGTGCTGGCGGAGGAAATCCCGCGCGGTTGCAGCGCTGCCGGCCTTACCCCGCTCGTGCCACGGCGGGTGCCGCCCAATGATGGCGGTTTGAGCCTTGGCCAGGCCTGGATTGCCGCTCTGCAGATTGCTCAACAGTCGTCCGCCAGGGGAGGAACAGCCTGA
- a CDS encoding HypC/HybG/HupF family hydrogenase formation chaperone — MATVSIDGISLEISIALIDELEVGDCVLVHVGYALAKIDPTEAKRTLELLQELGSAGERRS, encoded by the coding sequence ATGGCTACGGTGTCCATCGATGGCATCAGCCTGGAGATATCGATTGCTCTTATCGACGAGCTCGAGGTCGGCGATTGCGTCCTTGTCCATGTCGGCTATGCGCTGGCCAAGATCGATCCGACGGAAGCCAAGCGCACGCTGGAGCTCCTGCAGGAGCTAGGCAGCGCAGGAGAACGCCGATCATGA
- the hypD gene encoding hydrogenase formation protein HypD has product MKYADEFRDKAIAQGIARAIGAEVSSRRAYRFMEFCGGHTHAISRYGLEDLLPANVRMIHGPGCPVCVLPASRIDMAIRLVDRPEVTLCVYGDLMRAPGSQGQSLLRAKALGADIRMVYSTLDAIRLAEQAPRREVVFFAIGFETTTPPTAVMIRIAEKKRLRGLSVFCNHVLTPSAMHSILENPKIRDTGGVPIDGFIGPAHVSTIIGTQPYEPLAEQFGKPIVIAGFEPLDVMQAILMLVRQVNEDRYEVENQYSRAVTREGNRRAKEEVSQIFELREQFEWRGLGLVPNSGLKLKRAYAQFDAETRFAIHDLRVADNPACECCAILRGAKRPVDCKLFGTVCTPETPIGSCMVSSEGACAAYWAYGRVRDEQLRRTS; this is encoded by the coding sequence ATGAAATATGCCGACGAATTTCGCGACAAGGCCATCGCGCAGGGAATTGCGCGTGCGATCGGCGCCGAGGTCAGTTCGCGAAGGGCCTATCGGTTCATGGAATTCTGCGGCGGACACACTCATGCGATCTCCCGCTACGGCCTGGAGGATCTGCTCCCCGCGAACGTTCGCATGATCCACGGGCCCGGTTGTCCCGTCTGCGTTCTGCCCGCCAGCCGAATTGATATGGCGATCCGGCTCGTCGACCGACCAGAGGTCACTCTGTGCGTCTACGGCGACCTGATGCGCGCGCCTGGGTCGCAAGGACAGTCCCTGTTGCGGGCCAAAGCGCTCGGCGCCGACATTCGAATGGTCTACTCGACGCTCGACGCTATCCGGCTCGCCGAACAGGCGCCGCGCCGCGAGGTGGTCTTCTTTGCCATCGGATTTGAGACCACGACGCCTCCGACGGCGGTGATGATCCGAATTGCCGAGAAGAAGCGGCTGAGGGGGCTCAGCGTGTTCTGCAACCACGTGCTCACACCCTCTGCGATGCACAGCATTCTCGAGAACCCCAAAATCCGCGACACCGGCGGGGTTCCAATCGACGGCTTCATCGGGCCTGCACATGTCAGCACCATTATTGGTACGCAGCCTTACGAGCCTCTGGCGGAACAATTCGGCAAGCCGATCGTGATCGCGGGATTTGAGCCGCTCGATGTGATGCAGGCGATCCTGATGCTGGTACGGCAGGTGAACGAAGATCGCTACGAGGTGGAGAACCAATACAGTCGTGCGGTGACGCGTGAAGGCAATCGGCGCGCCAAGGAGGAGGTATCGCAGATATTTGAACTGCGCGAGCAGTTTGAATGGCGAGGGCTCGGACTCGTACCCAACAGCGGACTGAAGCTGAAGCGGGCTTACGCGCAATTCGACGCCGAGACGCGTTTTGCGATCCACGACCTGCGTGTCGCAGACAATCCCGCATGCGAGTGCTGCGCGATCTTGCGTGGCGCCAAGCGGCCGGTCGACTGTAAGCTGTTTGGAACCGTCTGCACGCCGGAAACTCCCATAGGATCCTGCATGGTGTCATCGGAAGGCGCTTGTGCGGCGTATTGGGCCTACGGTCGAGTTCGCGATGAACAGTTGAGGCGGACGTCATGA